One genomic segment of Deltaproteobacteria bacterium includes these proteins:
- a CDS encoding tetratricopeptide repeat protein, translating to MIYDITPHRISHIAFIFITLLLSAMSFQRTGVYKNNFSLWMDVVKKTPVKARTLISLGLAYEANKMQEDAAKNYLLAARLDPGYAPAHSNLAALYYQKGLFDEAERELKLAIILGPPFEDLHRRLGFVHMQKGLISEAKMEFEKGIALLPNHPDALLRAAIVYTNEGFSYTDIGDFRRAALLHNIALSLDPLYPNAHYGAAMSYEVAGQKEEAIIHWQEYLRLSPADESFRKDAMEHLKKLQAQL from the coding sequence ATGATTTATGACATAACCCCACACCGCATATCTCATATCGCATTCATCTTTATAACCCTCCTCCTTTCCGCGATGTCATTCCAAAGAACTGGTGTTTATAAAAATAATTTCAGTCTGTGGATGGACGTTGTAAAAAAAACGCCGGTAAAGGCAAGAACCCTCATTAGTCTTGGATTGGCCTATGAAGCAAACAAGATGCAGGAAGACGCCGCGAAGAATTATCTTTTAGCCGCCCGGTTAGATCCTGGATACGCGCCTGCCCACAGCAATCTTGCAGCCTTATATTACCAAAAAGGGCTGTTCGATGAGGCAGAAAGGGAGCTAAAACTTGCGATAATCCTTGGCCCGCCGTTTGAAGACCTCCATAGAAGGCTGGGCTTTGTACACATGCAAAAGGGGCTTATAAGCGAGGCAAAAATGGAGTTTGAAAAGGGAATTGCCCTTTTACCAAATCATCCTGACGCGCTGCTCAGGGCCGCGATAGTTTACACTAATGAAGGCTTTTCATACACAGATATTGGCGATTTCAGAAGGGCGGCCTTGCTGCATAATATAGCCCTCTCATTAGATCCTCTTTACCCCAATGCCCATTACGGCGCTGCAATGTCATATGAAGTTGCGGGGCAAAAGGAAGAGGCAATAATCCACTGGCAGGAATACTTAAGACTGTCCCCTGCAGACGAGTCTTTTAGAAAGGATGCAATGGAACATCTTAAAAAATTACAGGCTCAACTGTAA
- a CDS encoding OmpA family protein: MTQRIVLILLIYAGIYYPSIGFSQETAGGRGFSIKYLFTITAVTSGTHLNGIRSLFVDNKHKELYILDNENKRVVITDLNGIFLYQFKYIEIRSSSPIGIAVTEDGLIYIAEEKRVAIVSYRGVYQKDLDLSTVPDKDKMIIQSFAVEGDMIYLGDSGNGRIVVMDRKKETFITEFKEGMGKNILIGMDDTGIYIRDPAIFSVFRLDKSGKPLGRFGVVSSLPGGFSMTVDMTVDRKNGRVIVVETNRAAVIFFDREGKFIFEFGGPEIFKWPRAVAVDDKNRVYVSDSSQTVRVFEVEEEAPVVIMAKPEPLPAPEPPTVAALPPPVPEPPKDEVTKMVEVAKRLLPAFFAVDSAELNKSDLEILDKDVEWLSKNPDVKVDVRGYADERGSDEYNLKLSQKRAKSVMDYLMKKGIDPKRMKFIGFGRVISADKSEEIMRQNRRVDFLVVEGDVNSLPVIAPK, translated from the coding sequence ATGACTCAAAGAATTGTCCTTATCCTTTTAATTTATGCGGGTATTTACTATCCCTCCATTGGTTTCAGCCAGGAGACAGCCGGTGGACGCGGATTCAGCATAAAATACCTTTTCACAATTACAGCCGTTACAAGCGGCACCCATCTCAATGGCATCAGATCTCTATTTGTTGACAATAAGCATAAAGAACTGTATATCCTTGATAATGAAAATAAGAGGGTGGTTATTACAGACTTAAACGGAATATTCCTTTACCAGTTTAAGTATATTGAAATAAGATCCAGCTCGCCGATTGGTATTGCTGTGACAGAAGACGGGCTTATTTACATAGCAGAAGAAAAAAGGGTGGCTATTGTCAGTTATAGAGGGGTATATCAAAAAGATTTGGACCTTTCCACAGTTCCGGATAAAGATAAGATGATCATTCAGTCTTTCGCAGTAGAAGGAGATATGATTTATCTCGGAGATAGCGGTAATGGCAGAATTGTGGTTATGGATAGGAAAAAAGAGACTTTCATCACGGAGTTTAAAGAGGGCATGGGAAAGAATATACTTATAGGCATGGATGACACCGGAATATATATCAGGGACCCTGCGATCTTTAGCGTTTTCCGTTTGGATAAATCCGGCAAGCCATTAGGCCGTTTTGGAGTAGTATCCAGCCTTCCAGGCGGGTTCAGCATGACAGTGGATATGACAGTGGACAGGAAAAACGGCCGTGTGATTGTTGTAGAAACCAACAGGGCCGCTGTAATATTTTTTGACAGGGAAGGGAAGTTCATTTTTGAATTTGGCGGACCTGAAATTTTCAAATGGCCAAGGGCTGTAGCTGTAGACGATAAAAACAGGGTATATGTATCTGACTCAAGTCAAACGGTAAGGGTATTCGAGGTTGAAGAGGAGGCTCCGGTAGTTATTATGGCCAAGCCAGAACCGCTTCCAGCGCCAGAACCGCCCACTGTTGCTGCCCTTCCTCCTCCTGTGCCCGAACCTCCGAAGGACGAGGTGACGAAGATGGTTGAAGTGGCCAAAAGGCTTTTGCCCGCATTCTTTGCCGTTGACAGCGCAGAACTAAACAAGTCAGACCTTGAAATACTTGACAAGGATGTGGAATGGCTCAGTAAAAATCCTGATGTAAAGGTAGATGTGCGCGGCTATGCAGACGAGCGCGGGAGTGATGAATATAATCTTAAGCTTTCCCAAAAAAGGGCAAAATCTGTAATGGACTATCTTATGAAAAAGGGTATAGACCCGAAAAGGATGAAATTTATAGGTTTTGGAAGGGTAATATCCGCAGATAAGAGCGAAGAGATCATGAGACAGAACAGAAGGGTGGATTTTCTGGTAGTGGAAGGCGATGTGAATTCTTTGCCTGTAATAGCACCCAAATAA
- a CDS encoding cytochrome c: MKGLFQNVIIFISTAALMSLIWNPIWASEKKKDKVDVGKTIYEEHCRVCHGERGNGMTIVARVLAPPPKNFTNPNVIANLKRPQMIYSVTNGRPGAAMMPWGSNLTTKEIEAVVDYILETFMRVGSAPGSSDKLINPGYPSIPAGP; this comes from the coding sequence ATGAAGGGTCTTTTTCAGAATGTCATTATCTTTATTTCCACAGCTGCCTTGATGTCTTTAATATGGAACCCCATATGGGCGTCTGAAAAAAAGAAAGACAAGGTTGATGTGGGCAAGACAATATATGAGGAGCACTGTCGGGTGTGTCATGGTGAAAGGGGAAATGGCATGACCATTGTTGCCCGCGTATTAGCCCCGCCCCCCAAGAACTTTACCAACCCTAATGTAATAGCCAATCTTAAGCGCCCTCAGATGATATATTCAGTAACAAACGGCAGGCCAGGCGCGGCTATGATGCCATGGGGATCCAATTTAACAACGAAGGAGATTGAGGCAGTGGTGGACTATATACTGGAAACCTTTATGCGCGTGGGAAGCGCGCCGGGCTCATCTGATAAACTCATCAATCCTGGTTATCCCTCCATCCCCGCCGGCCCATAG